A section of the Methanosarcina mazei S-6 genome encodes:
- a CDS encoding 4Fe-4S binding protein, producing MPKRLKVANPARCIGCYSCMMACARTWYDTISVKNSRIDIQTKGGIETAYAQIVCHACVDPPCMRACPLGALTKRKGGGVNLNREICDGCGNCMEACLVGAIHLDAEKKAVICKHCGVCTKFCPHDVLEMIEVDDSGEIKVTDTGPVEETGPASPTASHKELYGKEESGEEK from the coding sequence ATGCCAAAAAGGTTAAAAGTTGCAAACCCGGCCCGTTGCATAGGCTGCTATTCCTGTATGATGGCCTGTGCAAGGACATGGTACGATACCATATCTGTAAAAAACAGCCGGATTGACATCCAGACAAAAGGCGGGATAGAAACTGCTTATGCTCAGATTGTCTGCCATGCCTGTGTGGACCCTCCGTGCATGAGAGCCTGTCCTCTTGGAGCACTGACCAAAAGGAAAGGAGGAGGAGTCAACCTCAATAGAGAAATCTGCGACGGCTGCGGAAACTGTATGGAAGCCTGCCTTGTGGGGGCTATTCACCTGGATGCTGAAAAAAAAGCCGTAATCTGCAAACACTGTGGCGTATGCACGAAATTCTGCCCCCATGATGTCCTGGAAATGATTGAAGTAGATGACAGCGGAGAAATAAAGGTTACTGACACAGGTCCGGTTGAGGAGACAGGCCCGGCTAGCCCCACTGCATCTCATAAGGAACTTTACGGAAAAGAGGAGTCCGGGGAGGAAAAATGA
- a CDS encoding HAD family hydrolase: MKYSTVIFDFDYTLADATYGIVSSFNHAFSRLGIPGHDCESIKRTVGLPLDEAFVQLTGHKDEALINCFKTLFREKADEIMSKNTRLFEDTAGTLQRLKYNGIYTGIVTTKYHYRIDETLNIHGISHLVDVIVGGEDVKVPKPSPEGLLLAIGSLNSKMNDVLYIGDSLVDAKTALAANVDFAAVTTGTTNEKEFLQYPCIKVLNNLSELKELIKI, encoded by the coding sequence ATGAAGTACAGTACCGTTATTTTCGATTTTGACTACACACTTGCAGATGCCACATATGGTATTGTATCAAGTTTCAACCACGCATTCAGCAGGTTGGGCATTCCCGGACATGACTGTGAAAGCATAAAAAGAACTGTAGGTTTGCCTCTGGACGAAGCATTTGTACAGCTGACAGGTCATAAAGATGAAGCCCTGATAAATTGTTTTAAAACTTTATTCCGGGAAAAAGCCGATGAAATCATGTCAAAGAATACCAGGCTTTTTGAGGATACTGCAGGCACACTTCAGCGGTTAAAATATAATGGAATTTATACCGGAATTGTGACTACAAAATATCATTATAGAATAGATGAGACATTAAATATCCACGGCATTTCACACCTTGTAGATGTTATTGTGGGAGGAGAAGATGTTAAAGTTCCAAAGCCTTCTCCCGAAGGGCTTTTACTTGCAATTGGCAGCCTTAACTCGAAGATGAATGATGTGCTGTACATTGGGGACAGCCTTGTTGACGCTAAAACAGCTCTTGCAGCAAATGTAGATTTTGCTGCGGTGACCACAGGGACGACAAACGAAAAAGAGTTTTTACAGTATCCGTGCATAAAGGTATTAAATAATTTATCAGAACTTAAAGAGCTTATCAAAATCTGA
- a CDS encoding phytoene desaturase family protein, protein MKKYDVIVVGAGVSGLLAALTLSKHGKKVLVLEKGEHLGGNCNSYVVDGYQVDTGAHAITHLIEGPLPRLMDNYFDFLPVFEDYGYYYVRTENGLTKVPSNLKDFVTFDVLPRKDRLILSQTLTKALTLSSFGIDLSDQSVYDFLPKNLCKDTYDFVDTISGFLSGKSMKDTSAQRVLSGSSFVRDSITQEQFDAMIGKFEHKKRQSTESILSSILPYHLHASLQARVDKVAQPFTSLERLATNKVNYSQGYPRKGLKALLNAILYSFPDTVEIKSECEVTGILVENEKVYGVEADDIYLADLIIYTGFATDLPELIKDLPQAYIEELKGIVHTKSLTIWLGLKEELPEFKYTGSEIWFKDFAYWAMPISNYDPSLAPKDKQLVGFSFVIDSEQTEEHELKKAYDTIFRALPNIEKYIDMQHEQIMIPEKAAVTINGKFSDIRTPVKNLYIAGTDTDRRSMGITRAAYSIIELLKILNEDGNLH, encoded by the coding sequence ATGAAGAAATATGATGTAATTGTTGTCGGAGCTGGAGTAAGCGGGCTTCTAGCTGCGCTGACGCTTTCAAAGCATGGAAAGAAAGTCCTTGTTCTTGAAAAAGGAGAGCATCTAGGGGGGAACTGCAACAGCTATGTGGTAGACGGCTATCAGGTTGACACCGGAGCACATGCAATAACCCATCTGATAGAGGGACCACTACCAAGACTGATGGATAATTATTTTGACTTCCTCCCTGTGTTTGAGGACTACGGTTATTATTATGTAAGAACTGAAAACGGTTTAACCAAAGTTCCTTCGAACCTGAAGGACTTCGTGACTTTTGATGTACTCCCAAGGAAAGACAGGCTTATCCTTTCACAGACCCTCACGAAAGCCCTTACTCTTTCATCTTTCGGGATAGACCTTTCGGACCAGTCGGTTTATGATTTTCTCCCAAAGAACCTATGTAAAGATACCTACGACTTTGTGGATACGATCTCGGGTTTTCTTTCGGGAAAGTCGATGAAAGATACCTCTGCACAGCGTGTTCTCTCTGGCAGCAGTTTTGTCAGGGACAGCATTACGCAGGAGCAGTTTGATGCTATGATAGGCAAGTTCGAGCACAAAAAACGACAGTCAACTGAGTCTATCCTCTCATCAATCCTCCCATATCACCTTCATGCTTCCCTGCAGGCCCGTGTGGATAAAGTTGCCCAGCCGTTCACATCTCTTGAGAGGCTTGCCACAAACAAAGTAAACTATTCCCAGGGATACCCGAGAAAAGGATTGAAAGCCCTTTTAAATGCAATTCTTTATTCCTTCCCCGATACCGTGGAAATAAAATCCGAATGCGAAGTGACGGGCATCCTGGTAGAGAACGAGAAGGTTTATGGAGTGGAAGCAGACGATATTTATCTGGCTGACCTGATTATCTATACAGGCTTTGCAACCGACCTCCCGGAACTCATTAAGGATCTGCCGCAAGCTTATATCGAAGAGCTGAAAGGGATTGTTCACACCAAAAGCCTTACAATCTGGCTCGGGCTAAAAGAGGAGCTTCCCGAATTCAAATATACGGGCTCAGAGATATGGTTCAAGGATTTTGCTTACTGGGCAATGCCTATCAGCAATTATGACCCTTCCCTTGCCCCTAAAGATAAGCAGCTTGTAGGTTTTTCTTTTGTGATAGACTCGGAACAGACAGAAGAACATGAGCTTAAAAAAGCCTATGACACAATTTTCCGCGCCCTTCCCAATATTGAAAAATACATTGACATGCAGCATGAGCAGATCATGATTCCTGAAAAAGCCGCAGTCACAATTAATGGAAAATTTTCGGATATCCGGACTCCGGTCAAAAACCTGTATATTGCAGGCACGGATACGGACAGGAGAAGTATGGGCATTACGAGGGCAGCGTACTCGATAATAGAGCTTTTGAAAATCCTCAATGAGGATGGGAATCTCCATTAA
- a CDS encoding methyltransferase cognate corrinoid protein, with protein MTNTEIFNKLTNAIVTQDIAGCAKLTQEALDAGISPLDIITKGLSPGMKIIGDKFEAAEIFLPQIMMSGKAMSSAMGILTPELEKTRVEGEEGTGLAITFVAEGDIHDIGHRLVTTMLGANGFDILDLGVDVLNETVIEEAAKRKGQKIILVGSALMTTSMLGQKDLMDRLREENLRDSVKCMFGGAPVSDKWIDEIGADATAENAAEAAKVALNIMK; from the coding sequence ATGACAAATACTGAAATATTTAACAAGTTAACCAATGCGATCGTAACTCAGGACATCGCAGGCTGCGCAAAGCTGACTCAGGAAGCCCTGGATGCAGGAATTTCCCCTCTTGACATTATCACAAAGGGCCTTTCCCCAGGAATGAAGATTATCGGTGACAAGTTCGAAGCTGCAGAGATCTTTCTGCCTCAGATCATGATGTCCGGAAAAGCCATGAGCAGCGCAATGGGAATCCTTACCCCCGAGCTTGAGAAGACCAGAGTAGAAGGAGAGGAAGGAACCGGGCTTGCAATCACCTTTGTTGCAGAAGGAGACATCCACGATATCGGTCACCGCCTTGTTACAACCATGCTCGGAGCAAACGGGTTTGATATCCTTGACCTTGGAGTAGACGTCCTTAACGAGACTGTTATTGAAGAGGCTGCAAAGCGCAAGGGGCAGAAAATCATTCTTGTTGGCTCAGCCCTTATGACCACCTCCATGCTTGGCCAGAAAGACCTCATGGACAGGCTCAGGGAAGAAAACCTCAGGGACAGCGTAAAATGCATGTTCGGAGGAGCACCTGTATCCGACAAATGGATTGATGAAATCGGTGCGGACGCAACCGCAGAAAATGCTGCAGAAGCTGCAAAAGTTGCACTTAACATTATGAAATAA
- a CDS encoding DUF2769 domain-containing protein: MEDSTHIPSITKQEEIVTQMCICPDCPSWVESGERGGFCLDTISKSKYISEKNGCICSECPIAKRVGFENSYYCMRESSEK, encoded by the coding sequence ATGGAAGATTCAACGCATATTCCATCAATTACAAAACAGGAAGAAATTGTCACACAGATGTGTATCTGCCCTGACTGTCCTTCATGGGTTGAAAGCGGGGAAAGAGGTGGATTCTGCCTGGACACGATATCGAAAAGCAAATACATAAGCGAAAAAAATGGATGCATATGCTCAGAATGTCCTATTGCAAAAAGAGTTGGGTTCGAGAATTCGTATTATTGTATGAGGGAATCGTCAGAGAAATAA
- a CDS encoding Rieske (2Fe-2S) protein has protein sequence MSSEKVPEKNSNSDFEPPWFFAAEENSLKEGNLLRVQPGGRNVLLLKAEGEIHAFTNLCPHAKCPMDRGTLKEFILTCICHGRKFDVRTGECLNDSLQLKRYEWKIEGGKVGVKIE, from the coding sequence ATGTCTTCTGAAAAAGTACCTGAAAAAAACTCGAATTCTGATTTTGAGCCTCCCTGGTTTTTTGCAGCTGAAGAAAACAGTCTGAAAGAAGGAAATCTTCTGCGCGTTCAACCAGGGGGCAGAAATGTGTTACTCCTTAAGGCTGAAGGCGAAATTCATGCTTTCACAAATCTCTGCCCTCATGCGAAATGCCCTATGGACAGGGGCACGCTTAAAGAATTTATATTGACGTGCATCTGCCACGGCAGAAAGTTCGATGTAAGGACAGGTGAGTGCCTTAATGATTCACTGCAGTTGAAGCGTTATGAGTGGAAAATTGAGGGCGGAAAGGTTGGAGTCAAAATTGAATAA
- a CDS encoding type 1 glutamine amidotransferase: MKIHCIQHVRFEVPGTINEWIEEKNHLLSTTHAYESENFPETGSFDLLLVMGGPMNIYEYDKYPWLKEEKKFLEKAVSEGKAVLGICLGAQLLADVLKAKVFKNDYKEIGWFPVSVVKDGKSELSILEGMPEKFTAFHWHGDTFGLPEGAKRLFESQACKNQGFIYGDRVIGLQFHLEMSEQSIRNVIENCRDEFVEGKYIQRENEMLDRKDYLTESKKLMFRLMDNIEKAIML, from the coding sequence GTGAAAATACACTGCATCCAGCACGTCAGGTTTGAAGTCCCTGGAACCATTAACGAATGGATTGAAGAGAAAAATCATCTCCTGTCAACCACTCATGCATACGAAAGCGAAAACTTTCCGGAAACCGGTTCATTCGATCTCCTTTTAGTCATGGGAGGGCCCATGAATATTTACGAGTATGATAAATATCCCTGGCTGAAGGAAGAAAAAAAATTTCTGGAAAAAGCCGTTTCGGAAGGAAAAGCAGTTCTTGGAATCTGTCTTGGAGCCCAGCTGCTTGCCGATGTCCTCAAGGCAAAAGTGTTTAAGAATGACTATAAAGAGATAGGATGGTTTCCCGTATCTGTTGTTAAGGATGGAAAATCTGAACTTTCTATCCTCGAAGGCATGCCCGAAAAATTCACTGCATTTCACTGGCACGGAGATACTTTCGGACTACCTGAAGGGGCAAAGCGGCTCTTTGAAAGCCAAGCCTGTAAAAATCAGGGGTTCATTTACGGGGACAGGGTAATAGGTCTGCAGTTCCATCTGGAAATGAGTGAACAGTCCATAAGGAATGTGATCGAAAACTGCAGGGATGAATTCGTAGAAGGGAAATACATCCAGAGAGAAAACGAAATGCTGGACAGAAAAGATTACCTTACAGAATCAAAGAAATTAATGTTCAGGCTAATGGATAATATTGAAAAAGCTATTATGCTCTAA
- a CDS encoding tetratricopeptide repeat protein, giving the protein MLIKGTVLYKTGKYNGAIDAFDGALESMSEKTSEEKLDTWIKSYGINYRYALKFKAFSLCKLGRYREALNALDEISAIYPEDPEIESHKNMLQTLENERLIRRTGSIQDQSPKHPGIWERRGKSSYKLGKYEEAVKEFDRCLESNPKDADILRNKGSALYMLGRYEEAIGAFNKSLELNPRDADAWNLKGSTLYMIGKPEEALRALDKALQRNPNIFEAWFNKGSILFELGRYKQALSAVENALRINAEDINALNLKTSILSGLEPDEK; this is encoded by the coding sequence ATGCTGATTAAAGGCACGGTCCTCTATAAGACCGGCAAATATAACGGCGCAATAGATGCCTTTGACGGCGCTCTGGAAAGTATGTCAGAAAAGACGTCGGAAGAAAAACTGGATACATGGATAAAAAGCTATGGTATCAACTATAGATATGCACTGAAATTCAAGGCATTTTCCCTGTGCAAACTTGGAAGGTACAGAGAGGCTTTAAATGCACTTGACGAGATTTCAGCTATTTATCCTGAAGATCCCGAAATCGAATCACATAAAAACATGCTTCAAACTCTTGAAAACGAGAGGCTTATAAGAAGAACAGGTAGTATCCAGGATCAATCCCCAAAACATCCCGGCATCTGGGAGCGCAGAGGAAAATCTTCTTATAAACTGGGCAAATACGAAGAAGCAGTAAAGGAATTTGACAGATGTCTCGAGAGCAACCCGAAAGATGCAGATATCCTGCGGAATAAAGGTTCTGCCCTTTACATGCTTGGAAGGTATGAGGAAGCTATAGGGGCTTTCAATAAATCCCTCGAGCTCAATCCCCGAGATGCAGATGCCTGGAACTTAAAAGGCTCCACTCTTTATATGATCGGCAAGCCTGAAGAAGCTCTTAGAGCACTTGATAAAGCACTTCAAAGAAATCCAAATATATTTGAAGCCTGGTTTAATAAGGGGTCCATTCTCTTTGAACTTGGAAGGTATAAACAGGCGTTATCTGCAGTGGAAAATGCCTTAAGGATCAATGCTGAAGATATAAATGCCTTAAACCTCAAAACTTCAATCCTGTCCGGACTCGAACCGGATGAAAAATAA